CCCATGAAAACCGCGCTCACCCTCCTCACCACCTTTCTCATGGCCTCGCTCGCCCCGCACTCCCCTGCCGCAGACGCGGCCCCTGCCAAAACTGAAACCGCTGTGATCGGCGGCGGCTGCTTCTGGTGCGTGGAGGCGCAGTACCTCCTGGTCAAGGGGGTGAAGAGCGTGGTCAGCGGCTACGCCGGCGGCAAGACCGAAAACCCCACCTATGAGCAGGTTTGCACGGGAGACACCGGCCACGCCGAAGTGGTGAAGATCGAGTTCGACCCCGCCGTGGTGACCTACAAGGAGATCATCGACCTCTTCTGGGACGCGCACGACCCCACCAGCGTGACCAAGGAAGACGGCGTGCACCATGGCAAGTTCCTGCCCAAAGGCACCGCCTACCAGGGCAACGACTACGGCACCCAGTACCGCTCCGCCATCTACTACACCACCGAGGAGCAGCACCAGATCGCCGAAGCCTCCAAGGCCGAGGTGCAGAAGAAGTGGAAAGACCCCATCGCCACGGAGATCGCCCCGCTGAAGAAGTTTTATCCTGCCGAGGACTACCACCAGAACTTCAAGGCCCTGAACCCCAACCAGGGCTACGTGCGCGCCGTCGTCACCCCGAAGACTGAGAAGTTCAAGCACACGCTGGAGGAGAAGGGCAAGATCAAGCCCGAGGCGAAGTAACCGCGCACCGCCCAGCATTCGAGTGCAGCCCAGGTCGAAAGGCCTGGGCTTTTTTGTGGGCAGTCCGAGAAACCGGGAGCTCATGCCAAGTAAATCCACCAATTTCTTAAGGGGTGGATTTATCTTGTTCTCCCGCCTGCAATCTGACAGAACAGGCGGCAACTGACTCCCATACCTATGAGTGCAAGCCGCATCCTTATCCGCGTCATCATCGTTCTGGTCTGTGTGCTGGTAGGCGCCAGCATCGGGGTTTCCCGGCAGGCGCTGCGCCTCACGAGTCAACCGTCGGAGTTTCGATCTCTGGCCAAGCTGGTGGCCGGCGGGAATCTCAGCAATGGGGGGCTGAACTGGAAGGAGCAGCAGCAGGACTTTTACGGAACGATCCTTGAAACCGTGGAATCTGCCGAAATGAGCCGCCGCGCCCTGGAGCGCGTGCGGGCGCTGAACCCCGAGTACAAAGACAAGAAGTGCGATGTGGCCATCCGTGCCGTCCAGAACAAGGGCAGCGGCATCATCAACATCCTCGCGACGGGGGATGAACCCAAATACACCCGCCTCTTTCTCGATGCATTGCTGGATGAGTACATCTCCTTCCGGCAGAGCATTCGCGAGCAGGCCCAGGGCAAGGTGTTGCAGCACTTTCTCAATGAGGTGGTGTCAAAACAGAAGGCCATGGAAGATTCCATGGAAAAGCTGAAGGCGGCACGTGCCCAGGGGGTGGACACACTCAGCGTCAGGTCAGACCTGGAGCGGCAGGTGGGGCGCCTCAATGCCCAGCGCAACCAGCGAGACGATATCCGCTTCAAGCTCAGGACGATGAAGGATGACGATGCCGGCCGCGGGCCCATGCAAGCGCTACTGGAAACCACCGAATCCGAAATTCGCGACATCGAAAGGTACCTGGACATCAAGGATGCCGCCCTCTCAGAACTGAAAGCGTGGCAGGAAAAATTCGCTGCTGACAAGCTGGCCTATGAGAAGCTCTTCAACGAAGTGGAAAAGCTGCAGACCATCTTCAACACGCAGAGCGACTACGTGGCCATCCAGGAGCGCGCCACGCCTGCCAGCGAAAACGTCGAGAACTGGGTCATGCCATTCGTGATTGGTGCAGTCGCAGGCGGTCTGCCGTTTGGCATCGTGGGCCTGGTGCTGAGCCTGCTGCTGGTGCGTGCGCCCAAGCCGCCGCAGGTCCCGACGCCCATCGTGTGATCACAAATCTTCCGGGGCAATTCATCCATTGAGCAAATCAATTCGCAGTGGCCCGTGCTTTCGCGCAGCATGGGTGCATCCCGTTTCCTGCCATGAGCAACAATCATCACCGCTGGCTTCTTGAGCAGCTCCCGCAATGGGAGCGTGAAGGTTTGGTTTCCACTGACGCGGCGCGCACTTTGCGCGAGCGCCATGCGGTGGATGACTCCCAGCCCGGCGCGGCGCAGATCGTGATGGGCGCGCTCGGGGCGCTGCTCATCGGCAGCGGCCTGATCGCCATCATCGGTTTCAACTGGGATGACTTCACGCGTCCGGTGCGGCTCATGTTTGCCTTTGTGCCGCTGCTGCTCACGCAGCTCTTCAGCTTTCGTGCTTTGCAGCGTGGAGAGGCCACGGCGGCCTGGGTACGGGAGACGGCCGCGCTGCTGCAGGCGCTGGCCACGGGCGCGTGCATCGCGCTGGTCTCGCAAATCTACAATCTCGGCGGCGAGTGGCCGGATTTCCTCTTCTGGTGGCTGCTGCTCAGCCTGCCTCTGGTCTGGGTGCTGCGCTCCAGCGCCGTGGCCATCTTTTACCTCATCGGCATCGCGGTGTGGAGCGTGGCCCAGGTGGAGCATAGCAGGCCGTGGTATGACAGTCCCCTGCTCTACCCGCTGCTGCTGCTGGGCCTGCTGCCGTACTGGCCGGGGTGGAAAAATAAGGCCACGCTTTCCCTCTCCGTGCGCTGGGTCATGACGCTCAGCGCCATCTTCGGCCTGTGCAGCGCGGCGGTGTTTGCCTGTGACCGCAGCACCACCACCGGCCACGGCTACTACGAGAACTGCTTCTTCTGGCTCTGGACGCTGACCGCTGCCGTGCTGGCTCTCTTTCCGCTCAATCCAAGCTGCCTCGACGAGCCCACCCGCCGCAAGCCGCAGGTGGTGCTCGGCAGTCTTTGGCTTCTGGGCTACGGCGTGGCCGCGACTTTCCATGGGACCAGTCGTGAAATTCTACGAGGGATGCCCCATGCCCTGCATCTGCCCTGGTGCTGGGGCTTGTTGACTGTGCTGGCAGCGTTTCTGGTGCTGGCCTTCCTGCGCAGGCGCTGGGCGGTGCTGGCAATCGCTTCGATTTCCCTGCTGCCCGTGCTCATGATCCCGCTCTATCGTCCCAAGGCCCAGCCTGATGGCATGCTGCTCTCCTGGCTGGCGTTGCTGCATCTGTCGGCCATCGGCATCACGCTCATCGTGCTGGAGTTTGCTGGAAAGAAAGGCGCTCCGCGTCTCGGTGCCACGCTGCTCTCGGTGCTCATCATCGCCCGCATGGCGGACAGCGATCTCTCCCTGCTGACCAAAGGTGTGGCCTTCATCGGCGTCGGCATCGCCTTCCTGGGTTTCAACATCCTCATGGGCCGCATGCTCAAACAGAAAACCGCTGCTCCCCTTCCCGCATGAAAACGTTTCCCCTCATCATCTTCGGCATCGCCGCGCTGGCGCAGTGGGCGGCGCCCCTGTCCCAAATCTGGACGCATGAGCAGGTGCTGGCCCAAGGCACGCTCATCAGGCTCAAGTGCCAGGCCCCGGACCCCTACGACCCGCTACGCGGACGCTACCTGGCCGTGCGACCCGTTTTGCGGGAGGCCACCTTGCCGGCGGGCCTGAAGCTGCAGAAAGGCATGCAGGTGTATGCGCTGCTCACCCCCGGTGCGGACGGCATTGCCACCATCTCCGCTCTCTCGCTCACGCCCCCGGCTGACGGCGCGTACATCCGTCTCAGGGCAGGCTACGTGTACAGTGACAAAGCATCTATCGAGTGGCCCTTTGACCGCTTTTACGTGAACGAAAAGCTCGCGCCTGAGGCGGACAAATGGTTCGCCGAAAACATCCGGGGAGACAAAGGCATCACCGCCGAAGTCCGCGTGCTCAACGGGCGCGCCGTCCTTGCGGACCTGAGCCTCGACGGCAAGCCTTTCCGCGAGATCCTCAAGGAGCGGGCGAAGTGAGCCGCTGCACGGGCTGGCAGCAGGCGGATTTACACGCAAAGAGCCGCAATTCCGGGCGCAAACCGGAACGAGCATCGCTTGCGCGGGGCCGTGTTGCGTGAAAAGCTGCGCGCCCCACCCATGACCCCCGCAAAAATCATCCTCGGCACCCGTGGCAGCGAACTGGCCCTCACGCAGACCACCATGGTCACCGCCGCGCTGCAGTCCGCGCATCCGCATCTGCAGATCGAGCGCCAGATCATTCAGACCAGCGGGGACAAACGCCAGGACCTGCGCTTTTCCGAGTTCAGCGACGTGGCGCAGGTGGACAAAGGCATCTTCATCAAGGAGCTGGAAATCGCGCTGGCAGACAAGCAGATCGCCGCCGCCGTGCACAGCCTCAAGGACGTGCCCAGCGACCTCGCCGCCGGATTCACCATCGCCGCCGTGCTGCCGCGTGCTGCGATCGAGGACGTGCTGGTCTCCGCGCATCCCTACACGCTGGAAACCCTGCCGCAGGGGGCGCGCGTGGGCACCAGCAGTGTGCGCCGCGCCGCGCAGCTCAAGTTTCTTCGCCCGGATGTCGAGATCGTGGAGATCCGTGGCAACGTGCCCACCCGTGTGAAGAAGGTGCTGGGAGAAAACGCGCTGGATGCCGTGCTGCTGGCCGCCGCTGGTCTGCTGCGTCTGGGCCTGCTGAATGCGAACCTCAGCCGCATCCACATCGACACCCACACTCTCTATGGTCTGGTGCTTGATCCCGTGAAATTCCTGCCCGCCGCCGGCCAGGGTGCCATCGCCATCGAATGCCGGGCGGATGATCAGTCCACCATCGCTGCCATCCGTGCGCTGAACGATGCCGAGACAGAAGCCCGCATCACCGCCGAGCGTGAATTTTTGAAGATCCTCGGTGCCGGATGCCAGACCCCCGTGGGCGCGCATACCTGGGTCACTGAAGGCCAGCTGCACATGAGCGTGCGCGTCTTCAATGAAGCGGATCTTTCCCTGCCGCCCGTGGAGCGCGAGGCCAAGCGCCCCGTGGCCGAAGCTGCGCAGCTGGCCAAGGACCTTGCGGGGATGCTGTAACGTGGGTCGTTAAATCATACTGCGGCCCGCAGTGGCTCAGGTTTTTCCATGGCACTCCTCGATGCGTCGGGAGATGAATTCGCGCTCCGCAGGCAGCGTGGCTAGTTTGAGCGCCTGCTCAAAGTGGGCGCATGCGGTCTCGGTCTGGCCGAGCTCGGCGGCGAAGGTGCCGCCGATGGCATAGTAGAGATGGGAGATTTCCAGCACGCTGCGCTGCTGGATGCTGCGCAGGGCATCGAGCCCGGCCTGTGGGCCGTGAACACGCGCCACAGCCACGGAGCGATTCATCGCCGTGACGGGAGAGCCGGTGATGGCGAGAAGCTGATCGTAGAGATGCAGGATGCGCGGCCAGTCGGTGGATGCGGCATCGACCGCCAGGCAATGCGTGGCGGCGATGCTGGCCTCGATGTGATAAACACTGAGCCCACCACCCTGCGAAGCCTGGCGCAGACATACGATGCTACGCTGGATCATGGCCTGATCCCACGCGGTGCGGTCCTGCTCGTGCAGGCGCAGGAGATGGCCCGCGTCATCGGTGCGCGTGTGCAGCCGTGCGGCATTGAGCAGCATCAGCGAAAGCAGGGCCAGGGCGCGCGGCTCCTGGGTGGCGGGATGCTCAGTGACCAGTGTGAGAAGCCGGATGGCCTCGTGGCAGAGATCGTTACGCACCAGGCGGTCGCCGGTGGAGGCTTTGTAGCCTTCATTAAAAAGCAGGTACAGTGTGTGCAGCACGCCGCTGAGACGTGCGGAGAGCTCTCCCGGCTCAGGAACGACAAAGGGCAGCGCCAGATCGCGAATGCGCTGCCGTGCGCGCACGAGACGCTTGGCCACTGCGGCCTCGCTGGTGAGGAATGCGGCGGCGATCTCCGCCGGGCTGAAGCCGCAGAGCGTTCGCAGCGCCAGCGCCGTCTGCGCCTCTGCGGCGAGCTCGGGATGAAAGCAGACGAACATCATGCGCAGAGTGTCGTCGGCAAAGGTTTCGTGCTTCATGTCTTCAGCCGGTGAGGAAAGCCACCGCTCCTGCTCCGCAGCGATGCCGTCCTGTTTCTCGTTCCAGCGCTGCTCCCGCCGCAGGGCGTTGAGTGCGAGGTTCTTCGCCACCTGCGTGAGCCACGCGGCGGGATTCTCAGGCACACCGTGGTAGGACCAGGTCTGCAGCGCACGCAGCAGCGCCTCCTGCACCACATCCTCCGCCAGCTGCAGCTGGTGCGTGCCGAGGTGCGCGGTGAGCGTGGCGATCACCTTCGCGCCTTCATGGCGGAAGAAGTGATCGGCCACCTCACCTGCACTGGTGCCCTGCTGGCTCATGATCAGTCGCAAGCAGTGAGCGCGGCGATGCGGCGGACCTCCAGCCGCCCGCCGTTGCCAAACATGGGAGACGACTCGGCGATGCGCACGGCTTCGTCCATCGATGCCACATTGAGGATGAAGAAGCCGCCCACCGCCTCCTTGGATTCAGCGGCGATGCCGTCGGACACGAGGCCTGGGCCGGAGACGATTTTGCCTTCCTGGGTCAGTGGCTGTGCCGCGCTGAAGATGCCCTTTTTAGTGAGGTCGTCGATCCAGTTGTAGACCTCCTTCATGTGGGCCTGCATTTCTTCGGGAGAATGTCCGGAGCTGCATGAGCCGCCGCGGACAAGAAACATGTATTGAGAGGTGGGTTCGGATTTCATGGATTGGAATGGGTGGGGTGGAGTTTGAGTGAAGATTTCTGACGGAAGTGTTTCAGCAGCCGCTTCGCTGCGCAAAGGACCAATGCGCTGATGCAAAGCACGGTTAGGGAGCGCATGAGGATATGGGCGGATGCGTAGGACATCGTAAAGCCGGTGCCGAGCGCCACATACGCCGCGAGGCACATCGGGCACTTGGGCATCAGAGCCAGCACCGTGCCCGGGAGCAGCCAACCGGCAACTTTTCTCACGCGCCCGGCAGGCCTCGCGCTTTGGCAGCAGCGCCGCGTGTTCATGCTTTGGCCTCCTCCGCGTGGCAGCCGCATTTCGAGGGTGAGGTGGCGTCATAGCGGTCGTGGTGGCGCACCCACTGCATGGTCCATTCCAGGCTGTCCTCATCACGGCCTTTCGGCACCAGATCGAGAATGCGGTAGGTGCCCATCATCAGCTCCACACCACGGCCATAAACGGAGTAGGTGTGGTAGATCGTGCCATCGGCTTCCTTTTGGAAAACGCTGATGCCCGGTGCCTCCGTGCTGCCAAAGGGCTGCGCGGTGTAGTTGTAGTCCACCTTGCCGCTCTCCACATCCTTCTCGGTGAAGGAGACGTGGAAGTCGTGGTTGAAATCGCTGCCGTGGGAGGACACCCAGCCGAAGCTCCAGCCCATGCGTTTTTTAAAGGCTTCGATCTCCGCCAGCGGCGCACGGGACACGGCCAGCATCGTGACATCTCGCGCGGCCAGGTGCGGCAGCATGCAGTCGGTGTGGTCGGCCATGTAGGAGCAGCTGGGGCAGCCCTCCTCCCAGCCGGGCCCCAGCATGAAGTGCTGAATGACGAGCTGGCTCTTTCCGCAGAAGAGATCCGCCAGCGAAACGCGGCCGCCTCCGCTTTCGAACTGATAGTCCTTGTCGATCTTCACCCAAGGCAGGGCGCGGCGCTTGGCGCTGATGGCGTCCATCTGCCGGGTGAGCTGCTTTTCCTCCGCGAGGAGCGCCTTCCGGGCCTCAAGCCATTCGGCCCGAGATGCAATGCTGTGTTTAGTTTTCATGGTCATGGGTGGTGAGTTTGTGAGTAATCGTTTCTGGCTTCTTCCCGGTCTGCCGCAGCGTTCCGTTCAATGACACGACAAACGAACCCGCCCGCCGAGGACAGGGGAGGACAAGATTTCTGAAAAAAGTTTTCCCGGGGTTGGCAAAGCTGGTTTGTCCCTTGTGCTTCACCCTGCCCGATCCTTTGCACGACAATCGTGGAAGCAATGCAGGTGCTGCGAACGTACAGAGTGTCGCTTGGGTTCCTGATCCCGAGCACCATCTTTCCAACCTGCCTGATGAAATTCCTAACCACCTTGTCTCCCGCCCCGGTAGCCGCCTGCCTCGTGCTCTTCTCAGCATGCTTTTGCTTGGAGAATGCTGCTTGTGCAGCGGACCTGCAGGCAGGCTTTGCGCAGGTGGATATCACACCGCCCATCGGCGCGATCATCACAGGTCCCATGGGACCGCTCAGCACTGCCACGGACGATCCCCTCAAAGCGCGGGCGATGGTGGTGGCCAGTGGCGGCAAAAAGCTCGTCATCGTGGGGGTGGATCTGGTGAAGATCCGCCGCGATCTCTCGGACAAGACGATCGAGCTGGTGATGCGGCAGACGGATATCACTCGCGAGGGCATTCTTATCTGCCCTAGCCACAATCACAGCGGGCCCCTCATCCCGGCGGATGGCGACAACGCCAAGGCCAACAAAGCCTACATCGACACTCTCCCCAAGCTCATCTCCGACAGCATCGTGCAGGCCAGCAAGGCGCTGCAGTCCGCGCGCATGTCCGTGGGGCGCTCCATCGTGCTTGAAGGCCACATCAACCGCCGCCTCATCTCCAAGTCCGACGGTCTCGTGCTCAACACCTGGCTGAAAAAGCTGAACGACCTCAAGGAGGTGCCGCAGGTGCTGGGCAGCGAGAGCGTGATCGACCCCGAGCTTTGGCTGGTGCGCTTTGATTCGCTTGAGGGCAAGATGCTCGGCACGCTGATGAACTTCACCTGCCATCCCTGCCTGCACGACCGCATCAAGACGCACACTTGGTCGGCGGATTATCCGGGGGTGATCGCAGACACACTGGCCAAAGAGTTTGGCCCGCAGGCCATCGGTGTCTTCATGCAAGGCGCGTCTGGCAACATCCAGCCGCCCGTGTGCTGGGCCCAGGACTGGAAGGAACGCGCGGCGGTGTTTGCCAATGCTGCAGCGGAGGCCGCGAAAACCGCACTGCCAGTGGAATCTCCCACCGTCGATTTTGCCCGGCGCGATGTGGACGTGCCACGCTGCAACGCCGAGGCCCAGCGCCCGGAGGCGATCTCGCGCCTTGGCTGGCGGCCGGAGTCTTTTGAGGGCGCGAAGAAAACCGCCGCCTCCATGCCGCGCCTGCTGAATGTGCCTGTGAGCGCCGCGCGCATCGGCCCCTTTGCCATCGCCACCAATGCGGGCGAGCTGTTTGTGGAATGGGGCATCTCAGTGAAGAAGCGCTCCCCCTTCCCCCACACCGTCCTCAGCGAGCTGACCAACCACTGGGTGGGCTACGAGCCCACGGAAGGTGCCTTTAAACACGAAGGCTACGAGACCCTCGCGGGTGCCAACTTCGTGTCACTGGAAGGCATCCAGACGCTGGTAGACACGGCTGTGGAGATGCTGGACGAGCTGTGGAAGAAGGCCCCGGTGAAGCTCGAATCCAAATGAACACTTCTGCCATGAAGCCTGCTCTGTTGCTTATTCTCGCCATCGCCACGTCTTCCGTCAGCCTTTTTGCAGAGGAAAGCCGTCCGCTCGTCGGGGCCATCCGCTGGGATGCGTGGTATTCAGACAAAGGCCCGGTCAAGGAAGTGGAGCGCTCTCTGGGGCCGCCCAAGTACCACTTCCGCCTGCCGTGGTTTGCGCGCCTTCAGGGCGGCGACAAGGTGAGCATCAATGGCGACAGCGAAGCCATCATGCAGCAGGAGCTGGACTATGCCGCCACTGCCGGTCTGGATTACTGGGCCTTTCTGGACTATGGCCCGGGCAGTGACATGACGCATGCGTTCAACCGCTTCCTCGCGGCGGCGGACAAGCGCGGGCTGCGCTTCTGCTTCATCGAAGAAGGCGCAAGCATCGATGGCCGTGGTCCGAAAGACTGGCCGCGTGTGATCGAGCATTTCAAAAACCCGCACTACCTCCGTGTGCTGGATGGCCGCCCGCTGCTCTGCGTCTTTGCACGCCCGAAAAAATATGGCCGCGAGGTGTTTGATCAGCTGCGCCAGCTCACCGTCGCTGCGGGAATGCCGGAGCCCTACCTCGTGCTCATGGGCTGGAACCCGGCTGAGGAACGGGAGAAGCTGGGCTTTGATGCGGTGTCTGAGTACGCGGCCGTGGGCACCGGTTACTCGCCCAAGCCCGTGGCGTATGAGCAGCTCGTGAGCAAGCATGTGGCGCAGGAGCTGTGGCAGAAATGGGAGCACGACCGCACGCCGTGCATCACCTTTGCCACGGCTGGTTGGGACACCCGCCCGCGCCAGGAGCGGCCACCAAGCTGGTGCCGCTGGATCAAAGCCGAGCCGGATCTCACACCGCCCGAGCAGCAAAAGCCGCTGCGGGATGCTGTGACAGCGAAGCCGGAGCAGATCGCCAAGCATGTGCTGGAGGCCGTGCATTGGACGCGCTCCCATCGCGACCTCAATCCTGCCAACTGCGTCCTCATCTACGGCTGGAATGAAAACGACGAAGGCGGCTGGCTCATCCCCACCTTGGGCGATGATGGCAAGCCCGACGACTCACGCATTCAAGCGCTCGGTAAAGTCCTTCGCTCC
Above is a window of Prosthecobacter vanneervenii DNA encoding:
- the msrA gene encoding peptide-methionine (S)-S-oxide reductase MsrA, with the translated sequence MKTALTLLTTFLMASLAPHSPAADAAPAKTETAVIGGGCFWCVEAQYLLVKGVKSVVSGYAGGKTENPTYEQVCTGDTGHAEVVKIEFDPAVVTYKEIIDLFWDAHDPTSVTKEDGVHHGKFLPKGTAYQGNDYGTQYRSAIYYTTEEQHQIAEASKAEVQKKWKDPIATEIAPLKKFYPAEDYHQNFKALNPNQGYVRAVVTPKTEKFKHTLEEKGKIKPEAK
- a CDS encoding GumC domain-containing protein, with amino-acid sequence MSASRILIRVIIVLVCVLVGASIGVSRQALRLTSQPSEFRSLAKLVAGGNLSNGGLNWKEQQQDFYGTILETVESAEMSRRALERVRALNPEYKDKKCDVAIRAVQNKGSGIINILATGDEPKYTRLFLDALLDEYISFRQSIREQAQGKVLQHFLNEVVSKQKAMEDSMEKLKAARAQGVDTLSVRSDLERQVGRLNAQRNQRDDIRFKLRTMKDDDAGRGPMQALLETTESEIRDIERYLDIKDAALSELKAWQEKFAADKLAYEKLFNEVEKLQTIFNTQSDYVAIQERATPASENVENWVMPFVIGAVAGGLPFGIVGLVLSLLLVRAPKPPQVPTPIV
- a CDS encoding DUF2157 domain-containing protein → MSNNHHRWLLEQLPQWEREGLVSTDAARTLRERHAVDDSQPGAAQIVMGALGALLIGSGLIAIIGFNWDDFTRPVRLMFAFVPLLLTQLFSFRALQRGEATAAWVRETAALLQALATGACIALVSQIYNLGGEWPDFLFWWLLLSLPLVWVLRSSAVAIFYLIGIAVWSVAQVEHSRPWYDSPLLYPLLLLGLLPYWPGWKNKATLSLSVRWVMTLSAIFGLCSAAVFACDRSTTTGHGYYENCFFWLWTLTAAVLALFPLNPSCLDEPTRRKPQVVLGSLWLLGYGVAATFHGTSREILRGMPHALHLPWCWGLLTVLAAFLVLAFLRRRWAVLAIASISLLPVLMIPLYRPKAQPDGMLLSWLALLHLSAIGITLIVLEFAGKKGAPRLGATLLSVLIIARMADSDLSLLTKGVAFIGVGIAFLGFNILMGRMLKQKTAAPLPA
- a CDS encoding GDYXXLXY domain-containing protein, translating into MKTFPLIIFGIAALAQWAAPLSQIWTHEQVLAQGTLIRLKCQAPDPYDPLRGRYLAVRPVLREATLPAGLKLQKGMQVYALLTPGADGIATISALSLTPPADGAYIRLRAGYVYSDKASIEWPFDRFYVNEKLAPEADKWFAENIRGDKGITAEVRVLNGRAVLADLSLDGKPFREILKERAK
- the hemC gene encoding hydroxymethylbilane synthase, whose product is MTPAKIILGTRGSELALTQTTMVTAALQSAHPHLQIERQIIQTSGDKRQDLRFSEFSDVAQVDKGIFIKELEIALADKQIAAAVHSLKDVPSDLAAGFTIAAVLPRAAIEDVLVSAHPYTLETLPQGARVGTSSVRRAAQLKFLRPDVEIVEIRGNVPTRVKKVLGENALDAVLLAAAGLLRLGLLNANLSRIHIDTHTLYGLVLDPVKFLPAAGQGAIAIECRADDQSTIAAIRALNDAETEARITAEREFLKILGAGCQTPVGAHTWVTEGQLHMSVRVFNEADLSLPPVEREAKRPVAEAAQLAKDLAGML
- a CDS encoding RNA polymerase sigma factor → MSQQGTSAGEVADHFFRHEGAKVIATLTAHLGTHQLQLAEDVVQEALLRALQTWSYHGVPENPAAWLTQVAKNLALNALRREQRWNEKQDGIAAEQERWLSSPAEDMKHETFADDTLRMMFVCFHPELAAEAQTALALRTLCGFSPAEIAAAFLTSEAAVAKRLVRARQRIRDLALPFVVPEPGELSARLSGVLHTLYLLFNEGYKASTGDRLVRNDLCHEAIRLLTLVTEHPATQEPRALALLSLMLLNAARLHTRTDDAGHLLRLHEQDRTAWDQAMIQRSIVCLRQASQGGGLSVYHIEASIAATHCLAVDAASTDWPRILHLYDQLLAITGSPVTAMNRSVAVARVHGPQAGLDALRSIQQRSVLEISHLYYAIGGTFAAELGQTETACAHFEQALKLATLPAEREFISRRIEECHGKT
- a CDS encoding YciI family protein, with the translated sequence MKSEPTSQYMFLVRGGSCSSGHSPEEMQAHMKEVYNWIDDLTKKGIFSAAQPLTQEGKIVSGPGLVSDGIAAESKEAVGGFFILNVASMDEAVRIAESSPMFGNGGRLEVRRIAALTACD
- a CDS encoding DUF899 domain-containing protein — protein: MKTKHSIASRAEWLEARKALLAEEKQLTRQMDAISAKRRALPWVKIDKDYQFESGGGRVSLADLFCGKSQLVIQHFMLGPGWEEGCPSCSYMADHTDCMLPHLAARDVTMLAVSRAPLAEIEAFKKRMGWSFGWVSSHGSDFNHDFHVSFTEKDVESGKVDYNYTAQPFGSTEAPGISVFQKEADGTIYHTYSVYGRGVELMMGTYRILDLVPKGRDEDSLEWTMQWVRHHDRYDATSPSKCGCHAEEAKA
- a CDS encoding glycoside hydrolase family 99-like domain-containing protein, yielding MKPALLLILAIATSSVSLFAEESRPLVGAIRWDAWYSDKGPVKEVERSLGPPKYHFRLPWFARLQGGDKVSINGDSEAIMQQELDYAATAGLDYWAFLDYGPGSDMTHAFNRFLAAADKRGLRFCFIEEGASIDGRGPKDWPRVIEHFKNPHYLRVLDGRPLLCVFARPKKYGREVFDQLRQLTVAAGMPEPYLVLMGWNPAEEREKLGFDAVSEYAAVGTGYSPKPVAYEQLVSKHVAQELWQKWEHDRTPCITFATAGWDTRPRQERPPSWCRWIKAEPDLTPPEQQKPLRDAVTAKPEQIAKHVLEAVHWTRSHRDLNPANCVLIYGWNENDEGGWLIPTLGDDGKPDDSRIQALGKVLRSH